A single Sutterella megalosphaeroides DNA region contains:
- the phnX gene encoding phosphonoacetaldehyde hydrolase, with translation MSRIECVIFDWAGTTVDFGSLSPVSAFQEAFRTFGVDVTEDETRAPMGMLKIDHIRTMLAMPEVANRWRSVRGANPTEADAQAVYERFEPALMAVLDRHCDPKPGLLECVAELRALGIKIGSTTGFTRAMMDVVEPAARAAGYAPDAVMTAEDTGGYGRPWPFMIFNNMKVLGVKSVTRVLKAGDTVSDIEEALAAGVIPVGVVEGSSVMGLSRREWDALDEEEREACREKTRAVFARAGARYVVNNLAELPALVRAIEVR, from the coding sequence ATGTCTCGCATTGAATGCGTCATCTTCGACTGGGCCGGCACGACGGTCGACTTCGGCAGCCTCTCGCCCGTTTCCGCCTTTCAGGAAGCCTTCCGCACGTTCGGCGTCGACGTGACCGAAGACGAAACTCGCGCCCCGATGGGGATGCTCAAGATCGACCACATCCGCACGATGCTCGCCATGCCCGAAGTGGCGAACCGCTGGCGCAGCGTCCGGGGCGCGAACCCGACGGAAGCCGACGCGCAAGCCGTCTACGAACGGTTCGAGCCCGCGCTCATGGCCGTCCTCGACCGACACTGCGATCCGAAGCCGGGGCTTCTCGAGTGCGTTGCCGAACTGCGCGCGCTCGGCATCAAGATCGGGAGCACGACGGGCTTTACCCGTGCGATGATGGACGTCGTCGAACCCGCGGCGCGCGCTGCGGGCTACGCGCCCGACGCCGTCATGACGGCCGAAGATACGGGCGGCTACGGCCGACCCTGGCCTTTCATGATCTTCAATAACATGAAGGTGCTCGGCGTCAAGTCCGTCACGCGCGTTCTCAAGGCGGGCGACACCGTCTCCGACATCGAAGAAGCGCTCGCCGCGGGCGTCATTCCCGTCGGCGTCGTCGAAGGCTCCTCTGTCATGGGGCTCTCCCGCCGCGAATGGGACGCGCTCGACGAAGAAGAGCGCGAAGCCTGCCGCGAAAAGACCCGCGCGGTCTTCGCCCGTGCGGGCGCGCGCTACGTCGTCAACAACCTGGCCGAACTCCCCGCGCTCGTTCGAGCGATCGAAGTTCGATGA
- a CDS encoding citrate synthase, with product MTDPHSSPSTPDSVSSFPTEAVLTLNDGRAPIRLNVIRGTEGAPAIDTSALYKTEHLTTYDPGFQSTAACRSAVSFVDGEAGRLTYRGYPIEELAARCDFLQVAALLLKGELPGAEEMREFRSRIVHHTMVHQQVSLLLNGFRRDAHPMSILVGLIGALAAFYPLDPAMSEQEQHREAALMMIAKMPTLVAMSYRYSMGWPLEYPDNRLSYAANFLKMMFALPVEPYEPKPAAVKAVDTLFILHAEHEQNASTSTVRLCASAGANPYQAVAAGVACLSGPRHGGANESALRMLESLRAAGGVKAIPDFIRRVKAKETRLIGFGHRVYKHYDPRARIIRNICHELIDELGLRDDPTYALALELERIALEDDYFIERHLYPNVDFYSGIVQRAIGIPTPLFTAIFAIARTVGWFAQKNELLESNDLRLARPRQVYTGSPLRHLPETLP from the coding sequence ATGACCGATCCGCATTCTTCGCCTTCGACCCCCGATTCCGTCTCGTCCTTCCCGACCGAGGCCGTTCTTACGTTGAACGACGGTCGCGCCCCCATTCGTCTCAACGTGATTCGCGGCACCGAGGGCGCCCCCGCCATCGACACCTCGGCGCTCTACAAAACCGAGCACCTCACGACCTACGACCCGGGCTTTCAGAGTACGGCCGCATGCCGAAGCGCCGTGAGTTTCGTCGACGGCGAAGCCGGGCGCCTCACCTACCGCGGTTATCCGATCGAGGAACTCGCCGCGCGGTGCGACTTTTTGCAGGTGGCGGCGCTCTTGCTCAAAGGCGAGCTGCCGGGCGCGGAGGAAATGCGGGAATTCCGAAGCCGCATCGTGCACCACACGATGGTGCATCAGCAGGTGTCGCTTCTTCTCAACGGTTTTCGTCGCGACGCGCACCCGATGTCGATTCTCGTCGGGCTGATCGGGGCCCTGGCCGCCTTCTATCCGCTCGATCCTGCGATGAGCGAACAGGAGCAGCACCGCGAGGCCGCGCTCATGATGATCGCGAAAATGCCCACGCTCGTTGCGATGAGCTACCGCTACTCGATGGGCTGGCCCCTCGAATACCCGGACAACCGGCTTTCCTACGCGGCGAACTTTTTGAAGATGATGTTCGCGCTCCCCGTTGAACCCTACGAGCCGAAGCCCGCCGCCGTCAAAGCGGTCGACACGCTCTTCATTCTTCACGCCGAGCACGAACAAAACGCCTCCACCTCGACCGTGCGTCTGTGCGCGAGCGCGGGCGCAAATCCCTACCAGGCGGTGGCGGCGGGGGTGGCGTGTCTTTCGGGGCCGCGCCACGGGGGTGCGAACGAAAGCGCGTTGCGGATGCTCGAAAGCCTGCGCGCGGCGGGCGGCGTCAAGGCGATTCCCGACTTCATTCGTCGCGTCAAAGCGAAAGAAACGCGGCTCATCGGGTTCGGGCACCGGGTCTACAAACACTACGACCCCCGCGCCCGGATCATCCGCAACATCTGTCACGAGCTGATCGACGAACTCGGGCTGCGCGACGATCCGACCTACGCGCTTGCGCTCGAACTCGAACGGATTGCGTTGGAGGACGACTATTTCATCGAACGGCACCTTTACCCCAACGTCGACTTCTATTCCGGGATCGTGCAGCGGGCGATAGGCATTCCGACGCCGCTCTTTACGGCGATTTTCGCCATTGCGCGCACCGTCGGCTGGTTCGCGCAGAAAAACGAACTCCTTGAGTCCAACGACTTGCGCCTGGCGCGTCCCCGTCAGGTCTATACGGGTTCGCCCCTGCGGCACCTCCCCGAGACGCTGCCCTGA
- the phnW gene encoding 2-aminoethylphosphonate--pyruvate transaminase, with protein sequence MSNRDPNTYKLLTPGPLTTTLTVREAMLVDRCTWDDDYKSMTQDIRARLLKIAHAGDDYTAVLMQGSGTFGVESVLSSLPGANDHVLVLVNGAYSKRMCEILARHKIAHTALEFDWAETPDTAAVEAHLAAHPEVTMVSMVHNETTTGLLNDIESVARVVKAAGRTMIVDAMSSFGAVDIDVPGLDLDVVVSSANKCIQGVPGFSFVIVKKAVLEASKGNARTLSLDLYDQWATLEKDGGKWRYTSPTHVVAAFHQALLELEAEGGVAARGKRYAEMNRRLREGMEKLGFRAYVTPEHQGPIITTFFYPSDDFSFDDMYAALKREGYVIYPGKLTERPSFRLGNIGEIHAEDVEAILELFSKYTASHRA encoded by the coding sequence ATGTCGAACCGCGACCCCAACACCTACAAGCTCCTCACCCCCGGCCCTCTCACCACCACCCTCACGGTGCGCGAAGCGATGCTCGTCGACCGCTGCACCTGGGACGACGACTACAAGTCGATGACGCAGGACATCCGCGCGCGTCTTCTCAAAATCGCGCACGCGGGCGACGACTACACGGCGGTCCTCATGCAGGGCTCGGGCACGTTCGGCGTCGAATCCGTGCTGAGTTCGCTCCCCGGTGCGAACGATCATGTGCTCGTTCTCGTCAACGGCGCCTACTCGAAGCGCATGTGCGAAATCCTCGCCCGTCACAAGATCGCCCACACGGCGCTCGAATTCGACTGGGCCGAAACGCCCGACACCGCCGCGGTCGAAGCGCACCTTGCCGCGCACCCCGAAGTGACGATGGTTTCGATGGTGCACAACGAAACGACGACGGGTCTTTTGAACGACATAGAGTCGGTCGCCCGCGTCGTGAAGGCGGCCGGCCGCACGATGATCGTCGACGCGATGAGCTCCTTCGGTGCCGTCGACATCGACGTCCCGGGGCTCGACCTCGACGTTGTCGTCTCCTCGGCCAACAAGTGCATTCAGGGCGTCCCGGGCTTTTCCTTCGTCATCGTGAAGAAAGCCGTGCTCGAAGCCTCGAAGGGCAACGCCCGCACGCTTTCGCTCGACCTCTACGACCAGTGGGCAACCCTGGAAAAAGACGGCGGCAAGTGGCGCTACACCTCGCCCACGCACGTCGTGGCGGCCTTCCATCAGGCGCTCCTCGAACTCGAGGCCGAAGGGGGCGTTGCCGCCCGCGGGAAGCGCTACGCCGAAATGAACCGCCGTCTGCGCGAAGGGATGGAAAAGCTCGGCTTCAGGGCCTACGTGACACCCGAACACCAGGGGCCGATCATCACGACCTTCTTCTACCCGTCGGACGACTTTTCGTTCGACGACATGTACGCGGCACTCAAACGCGAAGGCTATGTGATCTACCCCGGGAAGCTCACCGAACGCCCGAGCTTCCGTCTCGGCAACATCGGTGAAATTCACGCCGAAGACGTCGAAGCAATTCTCGAACTCTTCTCGAAGTACACGGCCTCGCACCGCGCCTGA
- a CDS encoding Crp/Fnr family transcriptional regulator yields MSASSYAAMTEISLDVFPCVYGSIPWLVPPDEPEAVAFLLEHGTPVVFERGESIFFGEKQLVFLIESGLVATLPGRAADYRRAVGLFGPHTILGAVRALGRGSRGMPLDARTLTRVSARSLPIGDFLAAVEAKPELHIRMLQNCVRKSENQLEGVIVNDLLPVGVRLLVLLEVLMRAGGAPEEPEAGFVPLPFDVTVSDLATIVHATREMTSRLLSDAVREGLLDKKGRHLYVDRQRVAHGIVLARRDPKGICDA; encoded by the coding sequence GTGTCCGCTTCTTCCTACGCCGCCATGACCGAAATCTCCCTCGACGTCTTTCCCTGCGTGTACGGTTCCATCCCGTGGCTCGTGCCGCCCGACGAACCCGAGGCCGTTGCGTTTTTGCTCGAACACGGCACGCCCGTCGTGTTCGAGCGGGGCGAAAGCATCTTTTTCGGAGAGAAGCAACTGGTCTTTCTCATCGAATCCGGGCTCGTCGCGACGCTTCCCGGACGGGCGGCGGATTACCGCCGCGCGGTGGGGCTTTTCGGACCGCACACGATTCTCGGTGCGGTGCGCGCGCTCGGGCGCGGCTCGCGCGGGATGCCGCTCGACGCGCGGACGCTCACGCGCGTCTCGGCACGGAGCCTTCCGATCGGGGATTTCCTCGCCGCCGTTGAAGCAAAGCCCGAACTCCATATCCGCATGCTACAGAATTGCGTGCGCAAGTCCGAAAACCAGCTCGAAGGCGTCATCGTGAACGACCTTCTGCCCGTCGGCGTGCGGCTCCTCGTCCTTCTCGAAGTTCTGATGCGCGCGGGCGGCGCCCCGGAAGAGCCCGAAGCGGGGTTCGTGCCGCTACCCTTCGACGTAACGGTATCGGACCTGGCGACGATCGTGCACGCCACGCGCGAAATGACGAGCCGACTCCTGTCGGACGCCGTGCGCGAAGGGCTTCTCGACAAAAAGGGACGGCACCTTTACGTCGACCGACAGCGTGTCGCGCACGGAATCGTGCTTGCTCGGCGCGATCCCAAAGGAATCTGCGACGCTTGA
- a CDS encoding malate dehydrogenase: protein MKPPVCVTVTGPAGQIGYAAVFRIAAGAMLGHDQPVHLRLLERDNPTSRSSLKGLMMELADCAFPLLAGMSSTTDPKEAFRDADYALLFGARPRGPGMERADLLQANAAIFREHGKALDAVAKRSVKVLVVGNPCNTNAAIAAKSAPSLSSKCFSALLRLDQNRARAMLAEKTGAPVHQVHQVTVWGNHSPTMFPDLTHARINGMRALDLVEPDWVENDFIPTVARRGSAVLQARGASSAASAAAAAIDHMRDWALGSAGEWVTMGVPSDGSYGIPEGLVFGFPCVCRGGDYEIIQGIGLDDDARMRLDRTKEELLGELEAVRPILER, encoded by the coding sequence GTGAAACCTCCCGTTTGCGTTACCGTTACGGGGCCCGCGGGGCAAATCGGCTACGCCGCCGTTTTCCGCATTGCCGCAGGTGCCATGCTCGGGCACGATCAGCCCGTTCATCTTCGACTGCTCGAGCGCGACAATCCGACGAGTCGCTCGAGTCTCAAAGGGCTCATGATGGAGCTCGCCGACTGCGCTTTCCCGCTCCTTGCGGGCATGAGCTCGACCACGGACCCGAAAGAAGCTTTCCGCGACGCCGACTACGCGCTCCTTTTCGGAGCCCGTCCCCGGGGACCCGGGATGGAACGCGCCGACCTCCTGCAGGCCAACGCCGCCATCTTCCGCGAGCACGGCAAAGCGCTCGACGCCGTGGCGAAGCGTTCCGTCAAGGTGCTCGTCGTCGGCAACCCCTGCAACACCAATGCCGCGATCGCCGCGAAGAGCGCTCCCTCTCTTTCTTCGAAGTGCTTCTCGGCGCTTTTGCGCCTTGACCAAAACCGCGCCCGCGCGATGCTCGCCGAAAAGACGGGCGCGCCCGTTCATCAGGTCCACCAGGTGACGGTTTGGGGCAACCACTCCCCGACCATGTTCCCCGACCTCACGCACGCGCGCATCAACGGCATGCGGGCGCTCGACCTCGTCGAACCCGACTGGGTCGAAAACGACTTCATCCCGACCGTCGCCCGACGCGGTTCGGCCGTCCTGCAGGCCCGCGGTGCGAGTTCCGCGGCCTCGGCCGCCGCGGCCGCGATCGACCACATGCGCGACTGGGCTTTGGGGTCTGCGGGCGAATGGGTGACGATGGGGGTGCCGTCCGACGGCTCCTACGGCATCCCCGAAGGGCTCGTTTTCGGCTTCCCTTGCGTGTGCCGCGGGGGCGACTACGAGATCATCCAGGGGATCGGCTTGGACGACGACGCGCGCATGCGGCTCGATCGCACGAAAGAGGAACTGCTCGGCGAACTCGAAGCCGTTCGCCCGATCCTCGAGCGATAA
- a CDS encoding ABC transporter substrate-binding protein yields the protein MTTLSTVARTTLLASVVLGLAACNNTDTTKNAPEAAAKTAEAAPVVIYTNADEEAQQAMKNALDKNGLKGAYLMQGFGTSELGGKLVAEGKAIEADVVTISTYYLESLQKQKSMFAPLGFAVETLSPVPDYYAPILGNCGALFVNTEVLKADGLKAPTSIEELADPVYAGHISVPDITGSSTSWLMTQAMIAAKGEEAGAAVIRQIEKNAGAHLEKSGSAPLKKIRAGEVAVGFGLRHQAVADKAKGLPVDYVDPKEGNFTLYEAAAVVDKGEKTNPNARKVVETIVKFGRPELLTYYPVALYKGETVTADNKPAHPASFSEPLTVELLQKHQKLVKGE from the coding sequence ATGACCACGCTTTCCACGGTTGCCCGCACGACCCTCCTCGCTTCGGTTGTTTTGGGCCTGGCCGCCTGCAACAACACCGACACGACGAAGAACGCCCCGGAAGCGGCCGCGAAAACCGCCGAAGCCGCGCCCGTCGTCATCTACACGAACGCCGACGAAGAAGCTCAGCAGGCGATGAAAAACGCCCTCGACAAAAACGGTCTCAAGGGCGCCTACCTGATGCAGGGCTTCGGCACCTCGGAATTGGGCGGCAAGCTCGTCGCCGAAGGCAAAGCGATCGAAGCCGACGTCGTCACGATCAGCACGTACTACCTCGAGTCGCTCCAGAAGCAGAAGTCGATGTTTGCGCCTCTCGGCTTTGCCGTTGAAACGCTCTCGCCCGTCCCCGACTACTACGCGCCGATTCTCGGCAACTGCGGGGCGCTCTTCGTGAACACCGAAGTGCTCAAGGCCGACGGCCTCAAGGCCCCGACCTCGATCGAAGAGCTCGCCGATCCCGTCTATGCGGGTCACATCTCGGTGCCCGACATCACCGGTTCCTCTACCTCCTGGCTGATGACCCAGGCGATGATCGCCGCCAAGGGCGAAGAGGCGGGTGCCGCCGTCATCCGCCAGATCGAAAAGAACGCGGGCGCGCATCTTGAAAAGTCGGGGTCCGCTCCCTTGAAGAAGATCCGCGCGGGTGAAGTGGCCGTGGGCTTCGGGCTGCGCCACCAGGCCGTGGCCGACAAAGCAAAGGGCCTCCCCGTCGACTACGTCGACCCGAAGGAAGGGAATTTCACGCTCTACGAAGCCGCGGCCGTGGTCGACAAGGGCGAGAAGACCAACCCCAACGCCCGCAAGGTGGTTGAAACGATCGTGAAGTTCGGTCGCCCCGAACTCCTCACCTACTACCCGGTTGCCCTCTACAAGGGCGAAACCGTGACGGCCGACAACAAGCCCGCGCATCCCGCGAGCTTCTCCGAACCCCTCACGGTCGAACTCCTTCAGAAGCACCAGAAGCTCGTGAAGGGCGAATAA
- a CDS encoding FAD-dependent oxidoreductase, with amino-acid sequence MLNRRQFLGSAAAAAAVSGMTGASTAQAAVQKKEIDLVIIGGGLGGLAAANAAVNKGVKPLVLEKLQFLGGAGLFPEGSLGVNTRYQKEHGIKTTVQQVLDAALQYHHYRCDPAVLRVLIEESQRTIDEIQDMGVEFRGIRTMYDKSESLMTWHLFKGGAAEVIRRFIDNIKARGGEILTQTTAQKLVVENGAVCGVEAVNAKGDKLIIRAKKVIIATGGFAANKEMLAQHVFDSSALGMVEPIWLRGPVVDGRTGDGIKMAQLVGAGVAGMHTVAGNAPYLPDVPPINQFSGPDELKQGRCALAQPWLWVDHTGRRFFNESRGSVFVDVYNAMTSAGGVLYTIFDQEKMDRMIQKGAVLPFNAIVLADVPLKALPKTWEIGRERGWAFKADTIEELAQQIGVPPENLMDTMKKVNSYAEKGVDPEFGRKKEHLVKFNLKKGPYYALKGIRAFFLTLGGVTVTPAFEAKNPQGDVIRNLYVVGQDIGGLYDSSYDLRCEGSASSFAMTSGRVAAEHAIAAIEAGR; translated from the coding sequence ATGCTCAATCGTCGTCAGTTCTTGGGCTCGGCCGCTGCGGCCGCCGCCGTTTCGGGTATGACGGGCGCCTCCACGGCGCAGGCCGCGGTGCAGAAAAAAGAGATCGATCTCGTCATCATCGGGGGCGGTCTCGGGGGTCTTGCCGCCGCGAACGCCGCCGTCAACAAGGGCGTGAAGCCCCTCGTTCTCGAAAAGCTCCAGTTCCTCGGGGGCGCCGGGCTCTTCCCCGAAGGGTCGCTCGGCGTCAACACCCGCTACCAGAAGGAGCACGGGATCAAAACGACCGTGCAGCAGGTGCTCGACGCGGCGCTTCAGTACCACCACTACCGGTGCGACCCGGCCGTGCTTCGCGTTCTCATTGAAGAATCGCAGCGCACGATCGACGAAATTCAGGACATGGGCGTCGAATTCCGCGGCATTCGCACGATGTACGACAAGAGCGAATCGCTCATGACCTGGCACCTCTTCAAGGGCGGTGCGGCCGAAGTGATTCGTCGCTTCATCGACAACATCAAGGCGCGCGGCGGCGAAATCCTCACGCAGACGACCGCTCAGAAGCTCGTCGTCGAAAACGGCGCCGTCTGCGGCGTTGAAGCCGTTAACGCGAAGGGCGACAAGCTCATCATCCGTGCGAAGAAGGTGATCATCGCCACGGGCGGCTTTGCCGCCAACAAGGAAATGCTCGCGCAACACGTCTTCGATTCGTCCGCGCTCGGCATGGTCGAACCGATTTGGCTCCGCGGCCCGGTGGTCGACGGCCGCACGGGCGACGGCATCAAGATGGCTCAGCTCGTCGGTGCGGGCGTGGCGGGCATGCACACGGTTGCCGGGAACGCGCCGTACCTCCCCGACGTGCCCCCGATCAACCAGTTCTCGGGCCCGGACGAACTCAAGCAGGGTCGCTGCGCTCTTGCTCAACCCTGGCTCTGGGTCGATCACACGGGTCGCCGCTTCTTCAACGAATCGCGCGGTTCGGTCTTCGTCGACGTCTACAACGCCATGACGAGCGCGGGCGGCGTCCTCTACACGATCTTCGACCAGGAAAAGATGGATCGCATGATTCAGAAGGGGGCTGTTCTGCCCTTCAACGCAATCGTGCTCGCGGACGTGCCGCTTAAGGCCCTTCCGAAGACCTGGGAAATCGGTCGCGAACGCGGATGGGCCTTCAAGGCCGACACGATCGAAGAGCTCGCGCAGCAAATCGGCGTGCCGCCCGAAAACCTCATGGACACGATGAAGAAGGTCAACAGCTACGCCGAAAAGGGCGTCGACCCCGAATTCGGTCGCAAGAAGGAACACCTTGTCAAATTCAACTTGAAGAAAGGTCCCTACTACGCGCTCAAGGGCATCCGCGCCTTCTTCCTGACGTTGGGCGGCGTGACCGTGACGCCCGCCTTCGAAGCGAAGAATCCGCAGGGCGACGTGATCCGCAACCTCTACGTCGTGGGCCAGGACATCGGCGGTCTCTACGACTCGTCCTACGACCTGCGTTGCGAAGGTTCTGCCTCGTCCTTTGCCATGACGTCGGGGCGCGTTGCGGCCGAACACGCGATCGCCGCCATCGAAGCGGGCCGCTGA
- a CDS encoding HAD family hydrolase: protein MAFPFRLQSGAEPRAIVFDLDETLIACDSTQCWTEWLYETGTVTDPAYRNATRSMVERYRAGTLDIREFLRDMAPALEGLTREALDRLIERFITERILPNVYPEGRALIAEARAAGLHIGIISATAAYLVQPIALRLGVHEAIGIDLATKDGIPTDEVVGTPSFREGKIARLAEWLEKKNGEGYFTEGSSEGALPPVTPADVFFFTDSRNDLPLALHAGGCALVNPDPTIRAEGLKRGWPVLAWKVSDGNPA, encoded by the coding sequence ATGGCCTTTCCCTTCCGCCTTCAGTCGGGCGCCGAACCCCGCGCCATCGTTTTCGACCTCGACGAAACGCTCATCGCCTGCGATTCGACCCAATGCTGGACCGAGTGGCTCTACGAGACGGGCACCGTGACGGATCCCGCGTACCGAAACGCGACCCGCTCCATGGTCGAGCGTTACCGGGCGGGAACGCTCGACATCCGCGAATTCCTGCGCGACATGGCGCCCGCTCTCGAAGGCCTCACGCGCGAGGCGCTCGATCGGCTGATCGAGCGCTTCATCACCGAACGCATTCTCCCCAACGTCTATCCCGAAGGGCGCGCGCTCATCGCCGAAGCCCGCGCAGCGGGCTTGCACATCGGGATCATCTCGGCAACGGCCGCCTATCTCGTGCAGCCGATTGCTCTGCGACTCGGCGTGCATGAAGCGATCGGTATCGACCTTGCAACGAAGGACGGCATCCCGACGGACGAAGTCGTCGGCACGCCCTCCTTCCGGGAAGGGAAAATCGCGCGTCTTGCCGAGTGGCTTGAAAAGAAGAACGGCGAGGGGTACTTCACCGAAGGATCGTCCGAAGGGGCGCTTCCGCCCGTGACGCCCGCCGACGTCTTTTTCTTCACGGACAGCCGCAACGACCTGCCGCTGGCTCTGCACGCGGGCGGCTGCGCGCTCGTGAATCCCGATCCCACGATCCGCGCCGAGGGTCTGAAGCGCGGCTGGCCCGTCCTCGCGTGGAAGGTCTCCGACGGCAATCCGGCGTGA
- a CDS encoding TerC family protein, with protein sequence MDFLFDPALWAGLLTLIVLEVVLGIDNLVFVAILAKKLPASQQNRAVYTGLTMALFMRIGLLSIMSWLVSLTNPLFSVFGHPFSARDLILIAGGVFLLFKATMELHERLEARPHAENSGSARAGFWMVIAQILLLDAVFSLDSIITAVGMVDELAIMVTAVIVAMIVMIAASRPLTQFVNKHPTVVVLCLSFLLMIGFSLVAEGLGFHIPKGYLYAAIGFSIMIEAFNQVANRNSTKHLMRVPFRERTTHAIVRLMSSSKDEEAPTMAEQMAPQTHSFGDDERHMVEGVLTLADRSIKTIMTPRSDIAWLNLRKPMDELAEQIRTMPHGAFPVCDGTLENVVGYVKAKHMIREEMTTEKLRAIAETRPVITVPETITVIRLMRDIKKTRAPLVLVADEFGVIQGLATSHDILEAIAGDFPDEGDRAAMVASGENVWIADGTTDLMTVEQTVDVTGLVDHEGDYVTVAGLLLEHFGCMPKTGDTIVIRGLVFEVLQLERNRIASVRITKPLPEVEPAE encoded by the coding sequence ATGGACTTTTTGTTTGATCCGGCGCTCTGGGCCGGTCTTCTCACCCTCATCGTGCTCGAGGTCGTCCTCGGCATCGACAATCTCGTTTTCGTCGCGATTCTCGCGAAAAAACTTCCTGCAAGCCAACAGAATCGAGCGGTTTATACCGGGCTCACGATGGCGCTTTTCATGCGCATCGGGCTCCTTTCGATCATGTCCTGGCTCGTGAGCCTGACGAATCCGCTTTTCAGCGTGTTCGGCCATCCCTTCTCTGCGCGCGATCTCATTCTCATCGCGGGCGGCGTGTTCCTTCTCTTCAAGGCGACGATGGAACTCCACGAACGCCTCGAAGCGCGTCCGCACGCGGAAAATTCCGGTTCGGCCCGCGCGGGCTTCTGGATGGTGATCGCGCAGATTCTCCTTCTCGACGCGGTCTTCTCGCTCGACTCCATCATCACGGCGGTCGGCATGGTCGACGAACTCGCCATCATGGTGACGGCCGTGATCGTGGCCATGATCGTCATGATCGCCGCGAGCCGCCCGCTCACGCAGTTCGTCAACAAGCATCCGACGGTCGTGGTGCTCTGTTTGTCGTTCCTCCTCATGATCGGCTTCAGCCTTGTGGCCGAAGGGCTCGGGTTCCACATCCCGAAGGGTTACCTCTACGCGGCGATCGGCTTCTCGATCATGATCGAAGCCTTCAACCAGGTGGCGAACCGCAATTCGACGAAGCACCTGATGCGCGTTCCCTTCCGCGAACGCACGACCCACGCGATCGTTCGCCTCATGAGTTCGAGTAAGGACGAAGAAGCGCCGACGATGGCCGAACAAATGGCCCCGCAGACGCACTCCTTCGGCGACGACGAACGGCATATGGTCGAGGGCGTTCTGACGCTTGCGGACCGCTCGATCAAGACGATCATGACGCCGCGCTCCGACATCGCCTGGCTCAATCTTCGTAAGCCCATGGACGAGCTCGCCGAGCAGATCCGCACGATGCCCCACGGCGCCTTCCCGGTCTGCGACGGTACGCTAGAGAACGTCGTCGGCTACGTCAAAGCCAAGCACATGATCCGCGAAGAGATGACGACAGAGAAGCTGCGCGCGATCGCCGAGACGCGTCCCGTCATCACGGTGCCCGAAACGATCACGGTGATCCGCCTGATGCGCGACATCAAGAAAACGCGCGCGCCGCTCGTGCTCGTTGCGGACGAATTCGGCGTGATCCAGGGGCTCGCGACCTCGCACGACATTCTCGAAGCGATTGCCGGGGACTTTCCCGACGAAGGCGACCGCGCCGCGATGGTCGCCTCGGGCGAAAACGTCTGGATCGCCGACGGCACGACCGACCTCATGACGGTCGAGCAGACCGTGGACGTGACGGGTTTGGTCGACCATGAAGGCGACTACGTCACGGTGGCGGGCCTCCTCTTGGAGCACTTCGGCTGCATGCCGAAAACGGGCGACACAATCGTCATCCGAGGGCTTGTCTTCGAAGTGCTGCAGCTCGAACGCAACCGCATTGCGTCGGTGCGCATCACGAAGCCTCTGCCTGAGGTCGAGCCCGCCGAATAA
- a CDS encoding PIN domain-containing protein yields the protein MPLSEAREAHLARLFARDPILPTDSACVADGTRAGDAFDDFSRSTRGAALVVDTNVLLDLYYWKDPRSVELRSAIDAGRLVPVRDRASVRELAEVLDRPRFGLEFDAVSALLEAWCKTALPVPEVLVEEAGRKLVEKRILCRDPLDQKFLDLAAAARALGLVTKDKLVLRAGKKLARLGVKTALPEDVATILSRAPKTF from the coding sequence ATGCCGCTTTCCGAAGCGCGCGAGGCTCACCTCGCCCGACTGTTCGCCCGGGATCCGATTCTCCCGACCGATTCCGCTTGTGTCGCCGACGGCACGCGTGCCGGAGACGCGTTCGACGACTTTTCCCGCAGCACCCGCGGCGCGGCGCTTGTCGTCGACACGAACGTGCTGCTTGACCTCTACTACTGGAAGGATCCCCGTTCGGTCGAACTACGCTCGGCAATCGACGCCGGGCGGCTCGTTCCCGTTCGCGACCGCGCGTCCGTGCGGGAGTTGGCCGAAGTGCTCGACCGTCCCCGATTCGGGCTGGAGTTCGACGCGGTGAGTGCGCTCCTTGAGGCCTGGTGTAAAACGGCTCTCCCCGTTCCCGAAGTGCTCGTCGAGGAAGCGGGCCGAAAGCTCGTCGAAAAGCGCATCCTCTGCCGCGATCCGCTCGATCAGAAGTTTCTGGACCTTGCGGCCGCCGCCCGAGCGCTCGGGCTCGTGACGAAAGACAAGCTCGTTCTGCGCGCGGGAAAGAAACTCGCGCGGCTCGGCGTAAAAACCGCGCTCCCCGAAGACGTCGCGACGATTCTCTCTCGCGCGCCGAAAACCTTCTGA